ATCCAATGCTCTTGATCAATGGTCCATAAATCTCCTCCAACTGCTCACCCACACAGAAAAAATGGTCGAGCCAGAACAACCCCCCAGGCCTAAGCACTCTGTAGACATCAAAGAAGGCAAAATGAAGCAATGTCGTCGGAATCCAGTTACTGAGAACGTGCATGGAGTGTACGATGTCCAAAGTGTTGTCGTAGAACGGCAGCCTCTGTGAAATGCTTATGTAGAGAGGAACCACACCTCTCGACGCTATGAAGTTGTTGAAAGGGCCGTTCAAGTTCATCGACGTCGTTACGATCGTTATGTTCCTCTCTCTCATTCTCACGGCGAACGTGGCCACCCCGCCGCCGACGTCTAGGCCGATTCGTATGCTGCCGCGTGGCTTGGTGGCCAAGACTTCGTCTATGCTGAAATCGAGGCCTCCTCCTTTAGACCTTGCCCAGCGAGACTTCTCGTTTGCTTGGAGGTCGAAGCAGTCTTTGCAGTCGGAGAAGCCTTTCTCGTTTCGTTTTCTGTTGACGAGGCAGTTGTAGTTCTTGCATGTGTACGCTGTCCACACGACTGAAGAGTCGGACGGCGTGGTCCATAGGCTGATGGGGAGAGGGTAGGGTTCAGTGTACTCCGGTTGAGAGGCGGGGCGGCACCGGCGCCGAGGTAAGGGCTCGCAGCCCTTGAGGAGGAGCTTTTGGGCTAGGAGCTCGTCGTCAGGACACGAACCGTTGACTTTGTATGACATGTAGCGACGGAGTTCGTCGGGGAAGAGTGTGCATGCTTTGCCTGCTGGAGGGTAAATGGTGTCGGAATCGAAGTTGGTGTTGAATCCGAAAGGGAGAGCTTGTCCGGATGTGAAGGCAAGGAATTCGGGCGGGAGGTCGGATGCTATGGTGGCGGTTTCCTCGACGGTGGTGGAGAGGGACTTGTAGGAACAGGAGAAAAGGGATGAGGAAATGAACAAGGTGATGAGATTTGTTaagaggagaaggagaaggaagaagaggttATTCGAGGAAGAAGACTTGAATTTATCATGAGGGGAATCTGTGGATTTTTGCTTCATTATTGTGGAGGTCACTTAGAGATGAAGGTATACTAGAGATTGagtaagaacaaagaaatcggTGTAGGATATATATGCTTCGAGATTTACACAAGTAATCAACTAGTGTATATGTAATATTCAATCCACGCAGGCCAGATCTAGTGCATGTGCATCTGAGATTCTGCAGCTTCCCTTTTTCATTCATGATGAGATAATAATAACAAAGGTGTTAGGGTAGAGATCCGCATAAGAAGGTAAGACCTGTGAGagctcaaaagtcaaaacagatatacatatatatatatatatatatatatatatatatatatatatatatatatatatataggacctTGAATCAGGTGCAAAGTAATTAAGCATTATATCATATATAGAAGAATTTATTACGATGAACATGCATCTTCAATAAGCATGTGGAAATCCTTAGATTTTGCGTCAATTCAGCTCTTGCGCGGTTCAAAGAACTGTGTCTTGCAATTTGTATAGGTAAATTAATgaatgatgaaaaaaaaaaaaattcgaggGTATACTTGATCAACTCTCTCTAGTCCGCAAAGTGCTTTTGCAGTTTCACAATTTGCCAATTTGGTAAAGGAAACAAGTTAAGAGAAATGCAGGCAGCGCTGGCATTTCACAAGAATTGAGTATGACAATGCAAGTTCGAAACTGAAATGATAGACTCCATGCGAATTTGAAACTAATTAAATGGTTTAAGTTCCATCTACAATTAAGAATGAGCATGCCAAATTTGTCTCCTTGCCTTCAAGCACAATCACGATAATCGTGATTCAAGTAGCCCGCCTTTGATAGAGTTCGTGAGCTTAAGAAGCTTCTTCATCTACATCTTGACACCAATGAACAGGGCCTAAACCATCAAAATCAATTGACCCCTGCAAATGAAACATACTTATAGCGACCCGTTTAAAAATAGACGAGTAAATAAATATCATGTAATACTGTCCACATGGTTGACAAGCTTCACTTTCACAAAGATAAACACACAGCACAAACTACCATTTTTAAATTATGACCACCCAGTTACCCAGTTCAATTGGCAAATTAAAGATGGATTCAAACTTCACATAATGTAATCTACTTAAGAGGAGGTTTCCACTTGAACATTTATGTTAGGCCTAATAATGAAGAATTCTAGAACTGTGACAATATTTGAATCATTTAGCGTATGCAATCAATATTAAATTATCAAAATCGGATGGACATTTCATAACCCCATCTAATCTTGACATATGTAacaataaaatacaaaaatccATTACCCATAGTGCTGCAAGACACTGATGTTAACCGGTTACAGCAGAACAGACATAAAATGTAAAACTTGATTCTAGCAAATCAAATATCAACGACATCACCAAATCATAGATCCTTTACAATAACATCTGAGGAGTACTTGAGTTGCAATATAATTTACTTGGCATTAGACGTCTATCGAACAATATTATTCAGACAGAACTTCCTAAGCTGCTGTGTTCGGAAAGAAGCTTAATTTTCCTGAATTTCTAAGTCATAGACTTTAAATCACAAAATCACATCTTTTCAAATTTTATGAATTGCAGATTCCATTCTTTGAATCATAAACTCCTTCAAGACTACAAGCaagaaaatttaattaaaaaaaaaaaaccaagataTCCAATATAGATTAGCAGAGGATGAATCATACGCTAGGGATCTAAACAATGTGCTTAATCACTAGACCAGTAAACAAATGATGAATCATATGAACAACCAACCATTACATTATATATGAAACAAACCAAACTacaccaggaaaacttcttaaTAGACAATTTCTGTCTAAGAACTTGCAATGATTAATTAGCACTCAAGCATTACGGAGGAACAAttaatcaaagtttattaaAACTGAGCAAGTGTATGGCAAGCACACCAAAGAAATTCCAGAGGCAGAACAAAGAATTTATTGCACCACATGTCATTACCAAAACCCATGCCAGCTCTTTCACAAGCCAAGTCCTAATCATAAATTCATATGTAAATGAATAAGCTAATAGATAAATAAACGTAAGtcaatgatgtaggacgagattttagccaatttcaacaaagaatccggaaaagaaagaagcgtcttcacattaagaagaataatttgaatattggaaattggtattcaaataggcttcttaatgatggaattaatcataaattactattttggatatatcgggattctcgaacaaaatcttggttgggattccaattatatatttgcgtaatattctttagtatctaggattctatttttgatttttatttaatgaggtttaattaggttttctagttttagtctataataaattattctttttgttttctagttgaatTAGATTTAtgttatgtgccctatatataaggcacctcttagattgtaattttcattcaagttatcaataaaaaaccaaatcttagagaagtttctctatttttcttacggctgtgcccgtaattgctagtggattctagctcatctcatacggctttcgacgcttgacggaacctcttactatcgtgttcacgcttcccgcatcatttggtatcagagcgggtatcgCCCGCTCCTTAGCAGACgactgtaacgtcccgaacctgaatccaccggtttactagtcatttggacggtaaacgacaactactttcacttttactttcgtttccgtacttttagtggccctaaaagttgacttttcgtttggatcaaaatttgaggaaacttccttcacgaaaattgtagaggacgttaaaccgagcgcgtgcatatgtggtgtgtaaaaattggagttcgtatgtgaaagttataagcgaaagattaaagttactgttcatggtaagaaaattatatatataaggaaaattactgtggtaggtttccaaaaccggaaacccacctttctctctcctctcccccgattttcccctctttcttcttcgggaaatccttcttcccttcgattggccgccgtccggccatcacccggcggaaagccggccaccacagggtcgcctcctccccctggtcacactggtgcccttagttttcgacgatttggccggaaaagctcggatcgaagcaaggtttgctccggttgcagttttggggtttcgccgatttccggccattccggccacctccggccaccaggttagcatcgaaggttcggtttttgatggtgatcatttcccctaaggtagttcaattcaatttgcagtgtagatatcgaattgacaattttccattttagggttcttgaagtttcgAGCTTTTCTTCACCagcttgattcgaccacttcgaggtaaaattggatgatgttgtagttgggaagttggttgggcttgttgtgtagatgctagtgccggagtttggtggccatcggaggtggtggccgccggcgcgtggggcccacgcgctgccactgttggtggcgcgtggaggcttatatggcagtgttttaatttcagtttttagcccattaaattgtatattgttgtagagcttgtatgtgaagtttggtgaattttggaggagtttggaattgtttgtgaatttctgaagtttggagttttgtgatggaattgtgggaaatccggccgtcggatttccctcgttttcattgtggaatatgtaaattgaggaagtagtgttgtggaagagatttgggtggaatttgagaagtaatggagatagggattttcgagtttcgtttaggttcgtatttattttatcggattgccgtttacggaaacataattgtgtacaggacgacgtaccgagctattgctcgatgaaggaactcgtttgcgtggtcgcccaatagtactgtgagtggacttttgtttttttaaataagtgatgcatgcatttatttactaaagtacgttctatttaattaacctatcactttccgagcatatgaattgattttggaatttaattatgatttatttcggtatgactttcggaattggttttggaatatatgattattatttggaaatatgatttacgAGATTTTTCGACGACTTATTTTACCGAGATGATTTTTGGATTAAATATTATATTAGTAGTCAAGTTTGAGAtattctggaatattattggaaatgagattttttCCGAAGGAATTTGGGCTCCTACTAATTTCCGGGTTTGGTTCTGAATTTGAGAgtatttggcgtgcggggtcacgtcattggaatatatttatttgttttctagtgagatattgggaaagcctttcggattttatggattttgaatgatttcctcaccatactcgggtcattcgattaggtctcctcctcacttactttgcgtttgtgagtggcagttgaggtagcttattctcctcctcacttactttgtgtttgtgagtggcagtcgaggtgatttattctcctcctcacgtgggtggcagtcaaggttattagttctcctcttcacacaatctatgtgtgagtggtagtcgagggtaggttgagcctaaggggctcctttacccgtatggtgacgtCCCTTCCCCATATTCTActatttgttacttgactagcggggctagtccgattcttttagccagcggggactggtatgttttcacgagacttcgagttttaaagacatacgttttataaatgttgcatgcatcgggaatttttttttaagaaataaatgtgggaaagtatgaaatctttttctttttaatttgtttatttttgtccactcacgctaacgtttttcatctactttcccctgggcctttcggtttctaatgcccagtttgcaggcgttattagttgaggtcgtgcgtacgtggttcgaggcatagttgactaatagcttccgcacttctttgtttggctctgatctattgtgggttactgttttgggtagtccactttaagggtgactcgaccagttcttggtagagttatcactaaggtgggccccgcagggccactccggatttcggggtgaaatccggggcgggtcctgtcaatgacggtccaagggagaagttcactaccgccaacctcaacgacgctggtcgtagagtatctatcaaagaaaattttattgaagaggaacatgccaagggattcgccctaagacaacctcatcaatctaaaagaaaaaagaaaaaaaaagaagaagaagaaacatggaacgttggatattcacaacgccggattacgacgactttcgaactacatgtatcatcaacaacaaggtatgctctgtaataattgacagtggtctacgagagaactttgtagcaaacaaagttgtggattattttgaATTACCAacagtgaagctgagtgatccatactggattccatttggagaggatgaatatgcacaagtaacaaaggtttgtaaagttcctgtctctatgggaaaattttataaagaagagattgcttgtcatgtgattgacatggacgacactaatgtgctttttggaagaccatggcatgaaagcgtcaaaggtggttattgcaaagacaacacatatttatttaggtaagagtcgcacaaaattaaaatcaagcctagaaggaagaacatcaagaatgatcatcctgaggtgtgtgaaaaggaacatgaagaagcaactttgaagattgaagagaaactcattaaggacaaggaagttaattcattcatcacatcgatatccatgtcatgcatgcctaattgtgttcaagatcaacccaaggagaagtcattgcccattccttttcaagtggaggagttcaagtttcaagatgcttattctaaacttgtctacggtattggattcatggtgataccttttaatttcaagaatattgaagttgatggcttagcatgttttattcctactaatgatcgagctgcatacaagaggaactcgaggtcgagttcttttcaagtggaggagactgatgtaggacgagattttagccaatttcaacaaagaatccggaaaagaaagaagcgtcttcacattaagaagaataatttgaatattggaaattggtattcaaataggcttcttaatgatggaattaatcataaattactattttggatatatcgggattctcgaacaaaatcttggttgggattccaattatatatttgcgtaatattctttagtatctaggagtctatttctgatttttatttaatgaggtttaattaggttttctagttttagtctataataaattattctttttgttttctagttgaatTAGATTTAtgttatgtgccctatatataaggcacctcttagattataattttcattcaagttatcaataaaaaaccaaatcttagagaagtttctctatttttcttacggctgtgcccgtaattgctagtggattctagctcatctcatacgCCTTtggacgcttgacggagcctcttactatcgttttcacgcttcccgcatcagtCAATAAGCTAAAGCCTATGGAGGTAACAAAAGTACCTCTATTGTTCACTCCAGGACCTTTAAAAATAGTAAAATCTAagatataaaaaattaaagctAATAAAATTTAACGTTTCTAGCAAAAACACAGAGGTGAGAGGAAAAAACACAGACAATGATTTCATTCTTTCATCtgatcaaaagaaaagaaaaaatttaatcTACAAGAAATGGAGCAATCCAAATGCTGATGGTGACGAAGGTTACCGACTTTCGGTGGACGCGGAGCCAACAAGTCCCAGAAATAGGTGTCTTTAGTAAAATAAAGAGCATAAAACAATTGCAGCCCATCTCATGAAAAATCCAATAGGAGGGTATGGCAGTATGTGGCAAGAGACTCAATTATTAGAGAAGACTTCAGTCAACAAAAAGTGATCcctattacttttgtagtaatTATCTCTCCCACAAATGGATGAAACATAATCAGTGTGAACACCACCTGCGAATATACTAGAACATGATTATCAATGTGTTCCATAAATTATGATTCTTGTAAACAaagtatatctttttttttccgttTCAGAAAACAACAAGTAATCAATTGGCTGTCCTCAATACTTTTAAAGCAATTAAAATGAGTTAAGGAGGtctgaattaaaagaaaaaaataaaaaaaataaaaaaaagattgaCCATAACAGCAAACAGCTGCCTCAGATTACAAGGAAGATGTCAGAATCAACCAAAATGGCTAAATGTGATATCAACGAAAATTGCAAATAGCACTTTATGGACCCAAAAGAAAAGGCAAGGTATACCATAATAGAGTTGGATGGCCGTCATTTGGTAAGACAAAGTAATCTTTAATGGATTGGATATCATAGACAAAAATTGATGGGGAAATGGTATCGAACACAGGCCTCCAATAATCACTCAACAGacaccagaaataaggagtAGCAAACTCGTAGAGTATGGCAAATCCATGCCGCAAATAAACTGATATTATTCATAAACTATAAGCTATCCGACAACGATTACAATACCCATATTTATAGGGTTCGCAATTCTTGGATAATAAGTAGATTTAAACTAAATTCGAAAGAGAATTAAAAGTAAATCCCAAGTTAGATGCAAAAAAAGATGCCCTAAAATTGTCTAGACAATAATTATCGACGATTACAGATCCATAATTAAATATCAAATGATGCATTTGATATTGCCACATATGCTCCTGCATCAGACTCCCCTGGTTGGCAAGGATTCGCCCTCAAATTCGAGTCATTCATTGAAGTAATCCTGACACAGTCTTCCATTGCTTCAGATCTTTTGTTGAACCTTTAACTTGCAATTGAATCTTTCCTTTCCAAACAAATAGATATTTGGAATAAATGATTAACCTTGACCCCATAAATTTTCTCTCCAACATTAACTTCGCAATCCCAAAATTTTTCTCACCATCTTTTATCTGAGTGACAAGATTAACTATTTTTGTGGGAATATGCATAATGAATGCATTAACtccaacaaaatcaacaaatttatgctcaatatcTTTCCACAATATTGACTTGATTGCGGCTTTATTGTCGTCTTCATCATCACAATTTCTAGGaacaaaatcatttttcctttggtCCTCCACACCACCATCACAAACTTCAGAATCTTCATAACAATCATACTTTGGTAATCGGCGGTATATCAAAACTCacgaaattatttttttctttttctaaaaataCTTCCTCTACAAATGGAAAATTAAAGATAGTGGACTTACAACCGGAATAGTTGAAAGTACTATGTCCCTCTTCATTTGACTCACACAGCGGAGCACAATTATGAATTAAGCCAACGCATATCTCCCCATCGAAATTGTCACCATGTTGGTAGAAAGTTTCGATGCGATCAACACATTGATGATAGGTGGTAACGTCTCTCTCCGCGTCGGAACTCTTACGACACCGTCGTCGAACTTCGATGCGATCAATACGTACCGCAAGTTGCTGAAGCATCCTTTTGATATCAGCCATG
Above is a genomic segment from Rosa chinensis cultivar Old Blush chromosome 3, RchiOBHm-V2, whole genome shotgun sequence containing:
- the LOC112195360 gene encoding probable methyltransferase At1g29790, translated to MKQKSTDSPHDKFKSSSSNNLFFLLLLLLTNLITLFISSSLFSCSYKSLSTTVEETATIASDLPPEFLAFTSGQALPFGFNTNFDSDTIYPPAGKACTLFPDELRRYMSYKVNGSCPDDELLAQKLLLKGCEPLPRRRCRPASQPEYTEPYPLPISLWTTPSDSSVVWTAYTCKNYNCLVNRKRNEKGFSDCKDCFDLQANEKSRWARSKGGGLDFSIDEVLATKPRGSIRIGLDVGGGVATFAVRMRERNITIVTTSMNLNGPFNNFIASRGVVPLYISISQRLPFYDNTLDIVHSMHVLSNWIPTTLLHFAFFDVYRVLRPGGLFWLDHFFCVGEQLEEIYGPLIKSIGFNKLKWVVGRKLDRGPELREMYLSALLEKPLKNSW